DNA from Numenius arquata unplaced genomic scaffold, bNumArq3.hap1.1 HAP1_SCAFFOLD_38, whole genome shotgun sequence:
GCAAAAAGGATGCGACAAATACATTCCCAAAAGGGGAGAGGCAGTTGGCTGGGTCTCAAAGAGTGATTGAAGAGGCTTTTTTGAGAGAAGTCTGCCCTAACTTCTCActgtctttccttccatggacaggtctctaAGCCTAGGGGAAgataatgtccaacagcagctccatcacccagttcctcctcctggcattcgcagacacacgggagctgcagctcttgcacttcgggctcttcctgggcatctacctggctgccctcctgggaaacgcgctcatcatcaccgccatcgcctgtgaccaccgcctccacacccccatgtacttcttcctcctcaacctctccgttcttgacctgggctccatctccaccactgtccccaaagccatggccaattccctgtttgacaccagggccatctcctactggggatgtgctgcacagctcttcttctttctcttctttctcacaGCAGAGTACtgtcttctcaccgtcatgtcctacgatcgctacgttgccatctgccaacccctgcactacgggaccctcctgggcagcagagcttgtgtccacatggcagcagctgcctggggcagtgggtttctcaatgctctcctgcacacggccaatacattttccctacccctctgccagggcaatgtcctggaccagttcttctgtgaaatcccccagatcctcaagctctcctgctcacactcctacctcagggaagttgggcttgttgtggtcagtgcctgtttagcatttgggtgttttgtttccgttgtggtgtcctatgtgcagatcttcagggccgtgctgaggatcccctctgagcagggacggcacaaagccttttccacgtgcctccctcacctggccgtggtctccctgtttgtcagcactggcatatttgcccacctgaagcccccctccatctcctcccaagttctagacctggtggtggctgttctgtactcggtggtgcctccagcagtgaaccccctcatctacagcatgaggaaccaggagctgaaggaggtCATTAGGAATCTGATTTCATGGATATTTTTCAAGAGGGAGACATTTACCACCTCTTTCCACAAATgactcccacactatctgattccatctgggtttttgtgtgttttgtttgttggttggtgttgaatttttaaacattatctttATTGTCATTCATGGTTTTTATGTTTCTACACAAAGGTTTCATTTGTGTCACTGCACCTGAGACCATGTACCTGCTTGATGTCACCTGGTTcccttataaaatttaatttaatagtgGCTCCGAGCTGGCAT
Protein-coding regions in this window:
- the LOC141478605 gene encoding olfactory receptor 14J1-like, coding for MSNSSSITQFLLLAFADTRELQLLHFGLFLGIYLAALLGNALIITAIACDHRLHTPMYFFLLNLSVLDLGSISTTVPKAMANSLFDTRAISYWGCAAQLFFFLFFLTAEYCLLTVMSYDRYVAICQPLHYGTLLGSRACVHMAAAAWGSGFLNALLHTANTFSLPLCQGNVLDQFFCEIPQILKLSCSHSYLREVGLVVVSACLAFGCFVSVVVSYVQIFRAVLRIPSEQGRHKAFSTCLPHLAVVSLFVSTGIFAHLKPPSISSQVLDLVVAVLYSVVPPAVNPLIYSMRNQELKEVIRNLISWIFFKRETFTTSFHK